The DNA region CAGCAGTGAAGCGCCTCTGGGACCCTGGGAAAGACAGCATGGCCTGCTCTGACGGCGAGGTCACGAATCCTCTCCGGCGCTACTCAGGATCATCCCGCCAAGTCCGCAGGTGAGGCTGAAGGGTTCTGGCGGTGCCCAGTGCGAAGCACGTGCATCATTGGACCAATTTCTGAAcagattttttataaatatatacaaatcagtTACAGGCACTTGAAATGTCTTTGGCTGGAATAACCCAACATTGCAAGATAATGTATTCACAGAGTGTCCAGGCCCAGGCTGGGTTCAGCAGGCAATGATTATGgttctctcagtctctctcagaAAACGGCAGCCGTGGGATTAGGCATCAGCCAAAGCCACCTAGAAGAGAGCAAGACGGCAGCCCAGTCACGCAGCAAAGCCTGGATAACTCGGCCCCACCAGCACTCTTACCAGGTTCTGGTCCTATCCCAAACCCAGGGAGCCACACCGCACACGTCTATCAGTCAGGGCAACTATTATCAGTCAGGGGAACTATTAAACCCCTAAGAAAATAGACCTCATCTAGGAGGGAATGAATAGAAATCTGAGCCTCCTGCAAGACGCAGCTGACCCTGCAGAGCCACTGTGCTGCGATACAGCGTTATGTGTCTGGAAACCCGGAAGAGCATTCTGGGAGGTGACTTCTCAAGCTCGTGGAATCGGAGGGGAGGCAGCCCTCAGGGTCAGCCGCTTGCCAGTGGGGATTAGAGAACACTTTTTTCCCAGCTGAGGCCTGGGTATATGGTTGAAGATGCAACACCATAATTGAGGCTGAGGGGAGATGACTGCTGATAAAAAGACAGGAAGTAATTTCGCTGGAGGAAAGGAATCACCCACAATAAATGGAATAAGGACTAATTGGGACCTTCTGGTGCAATGCTGGGTCAGACCCCACCCACTGCTCACCTTCTCAGGACAAAATTCAGGATTGCTCTGACGCAGTTTGCTGGGTCTGCCTTTGATAACCGCATAGCAAAACATCGTTATTACCATCACGAAGAGGAAGTAACTGGTGTGCATGAGGTGCAAGTTTATTAATGAGCGGTCATCCTAAACAAAGAGAACAAACCAGAAACATGTGCACTGAGTTACTGAGGATTTTAATGCTGGGTTCCTGGAATCAGGGTGCACAATTTCCAGACTTGCCGCAACTATCAATTCACACGGGAATCGACAGCTAAGCTATTAACGCTGGAGCTTGTTAAGTGAAGACAGAGTGTTCCCGACACCACCCATACCTTCCCTTCCTAAGGGGGTCCTATGTCCGAATCCCCCCGCCCCTGACAAGGCCCCATAGTCTTTAACCCCTGCTCTTCTCTTTATGTCCTCTTGCTCTGACAGCCCTCAGGTTGCATGGCTGACAGCCCAAGCCTGTGTTCCTAACTCCTAACTCCTTCCTGGGCCTTTCCCCACTTGGACAAGCCCCTGGCTGGAAATGCTGAAGCCGGCCTTGACTCACTCCTCCTTGATGTCCCACAGGCAAGCAGCCACCGGGCTCGGCCAGTTGTTGAGATCCCAGCCAGGCCCCCACTCCTGTTCCTTCTCACAGCTCCAGGCCTCAGGCGCCATCCCATTTACACACATCAGTTGGGCAGACAAGTCTTCCTGACACACTGCTCTACAAATTCCCTAGAGCCCAAACTCAGGCAGTGATGGCCTCGTCCGAGGAGAAAGTCTAAACACCTCAGCGAGGCACAAAGGGCCTTCTGgagcctggcccctgcccaccatACAGCCTGATCCCCATTGCTGCAGGCCCCTGGTATACCACTGTCCACAACTTGATAAAAACGCGGcataaggaaagagaaggacgGACCgggcaaaaagaaaaatccacctGGCATATACGGACAGAAGAAAAGAGGATTTACAAAAATTCAGTGCAGTCTGTTAAAGGTGGGCTCAAGTCAGAGCAGCAAACTAAACTAGCAAATCATCCACTAGTCCATAGTACAGTGCCTTCTGCCCATTTCCTCCTTACAAAGTAAAATCCTACACAGGCATCAATAACTAGCCAGAGTCATCTCCTCCTATTGACTTCTGCCTTTCTGGATTCTGAACTATTTATTGCTCAGACTGACACTAACCCAATACGCTTCAGTGAGTGGCTGCGTGGATGAGTAAGACTGAACCAGCCTCTGCTGTAGCCCCAGGTTAGGCACACagcagtgctcaataaataactgcTGTTGAACAAAGCGGGAAACAGAACAGAAGCAATTTTCTTAACCCAATGGGCGGCATGTTTTTCCAAGTCTCCAGCACTCCACCTGGTCTCCCAACCTAGCTGGACAGCTAGAATGGCAGGGGCTAAGCTAACCCAAGGAGGTAAACAGGGCCTGCTCTAACAGttcctggacacacacacacatacacaccaactGTCCTCACTTACATCTGGAACAATAACTGTAAGCTTGGGATTTAAAGCATGATAGACTTTTCCAATGGCCCCCTTGTAACACCAGAAAGGATTGTAGTCTTGAGCATATTTTGTGTTGGCATCTCTGGCAGTTGTGAAGATCTTGTACCAGAGCGTGGCGTTGCTGTAGGTGTCAGGAGCACAGTGCGGCGGCTGTCTGCAGGAGAAGACGGGGCAAGACACATGCTCAGTGGCCTTGAGACATTTACTTGTGTCTCAGCCACCAGCGCTGGCATAGCACCAAGAAGAGCCACACGTGCAGAATGAATAAGAAACATATTCTCTTGAGATAAATACCATTATATTTTtagttcagtgatttttttttttttttttttttggtgcggtacgcgggcctctcaatgttgtggcctctcccgttgtggagcacaggctccggacgcgcaggctcagcggccatggctcacaggaccagccactccgtggcatgtgggatcctcctggaccagggcacgaacccgtgtcccctgcatcagcaggtggactctcaaccactgtgccaccagggaagcccaatttctttaaaaaaattaataaacatgtaAAGAATAAGAAATAGGCATCCGGCACTTAGGAGTCTGGGTGTTAGACTTCTGCCTTCAGAATTCAACCCATGTCCTCTCGCATATGATGTGGCCAGAAAAGGACTCGCTCCTTTTAAGCCCATTTTCTCAAATTATCTAAACTCTTAGTCACAACTGGAAGTCTTACATACAAAGTTCTCTATCAGATATTACAACCAACAGCAAATAATGCTTAACTTGTCCTACAAACCTCCAAATGTCTGAAACAGATAAATCCcaggattattatttttaaaggattcacCCTAAGATTCTTTTAAATAGGCTACATCTTGTGTATTTCATGTAATTATAGATCATTATCTCCTTTCCAGAGAAAGGAGAGGCAAGAAAAGCCTTAAAGGCAAAGCAGTTACACTGACAGCTGCTCAAAAAAAAtatgaagcagggcttccctggtggcgcagtggttgagagtccgcctgccgatgcaggggacacgggttcgtgccccagtccaggaagttcgcacatgcagcggagcggctgggcccgtgagccatgccactgagcctgtgcgtccggagcctatgctccgcaacgggaaaggccacaacagtgagaggctcgcataccgcaaaaaaaaaaaaaatatatatatatatatatgaagcaaAAGTTTCAGAAACAGTAACTATATCACGGAAAATAATGTTCAATTTAtactatcaatttaaaaaataactcttcCTGGATAATGGAGACGAACAAAACCTTTATCTTTCAGGAGCCTTAAATGTCATTATGGTCACAGGATCAGCTCTTATTCATCTTTCCTGTGGCTTCTTCTACCAACAGGAAAGGCCACCTAAAACTTACACACAGCAACCAGATGCTTTCACAACCTTGTTGAAACACTAACCCTCTGATACTTCTATGCAGAAGTTTTACCTttagaaaaccaaaattaaactGAAACAATCTTATAGACAGGTCCCAGTAATGACAATTCTACAAAGTAACACGAGGCAAGCTGTCCTGAGAATTTGCTCAGGCATCCCAGTCACGTTTACAGTAAATGGAGCTTCTTATGGGGTCAGGAAAGTACTTACACAGTGACAGGGAACACGCCAGGGTGGGCTGTGAGGGTCATGCAGGCTGTGAACACCACCTGCTCACAGTGGCCGTGAAGGGCACAGTCGTCCGAGCTCCAGGCTGTGGGCAGGGTAAAGGTAATGTTTATCTCCTCGTGGGCTTCTCTGCCTGGAAAGAGAAATTGGTTTTTTGGTAAGTAAAGCGAGaattcatacatttattattCTCTGGAATCTGAATGAATCCTGACATCAAACCCACCCAGGAATCACCTATCAGCCCACTGAACTGGGACCCCTGCTTTTGTGGGGTTTCAGGAATAACAGCAGTTCCGAGCCAGACTGAGGCCTGCTCACCTGGCAGAGCCACAAAATGGCAAACGGAGAGGGGTCACCTTCAGCCAAGGCCGGGAGTTGCCACGCAAGGGCCCAGGCCATGCCTCAGTGGGAAGGCTGGGGCTGGGTAAGTCATCACCATTGTTACAGCTTTCATACAGCACTCTTACCATTTTCAAACTGCTTTTATATGTACTACTTCACTTAAGATGTACCACTATCCTAAGAACATGACCAAAGAAGTGTTACTGTTCCCCTTTACAAACGAGTAGACTGAGGATCAGACGGCTGAACAGACTTAAGAAAGGTCATGAGACGGGTGAGTGATGAAGCGTAAATGAATAAGGTATTCGAACATCACAGCGGAAGAAAAAGGTCCACTTGCTACGTGGAAAACCCAGATGTCGCCCTTACCTCCTTACATGGGAACAGCTCTCACCTGGTACAGCCAACAGGAGGCTGGCAGGCACTCCCAAGTTCCTTCAAGGACTTTAAAAGGTTCTTGGTAACCAAACCAAAGATGATTCTTCCAAGGCCCAAGCCTCTGGCACAAAGCCTTTCCTGATTATTCCAGCTTCTACTTTCCAACCTTCTCCTAAATCACCTACAATCACCTGAATCACCTACAGTCTGTCATGGGTTTAGCACTAGTCCAAGGGCAGTGCTCAATGTTcataagtgtttatttttaatattatttaacaagcatttatatagcatttcctttgtgccaggaactattTTAAGTGCTTGATGAATATTAACTCACATTACGCTTGTCTCTTCCTTATCCCAAAATTCCAAAGGGAAGAGACcaggctttttctagttcttaGCCCAGTGCATTCACAAAATTTTAAGACTAGTAGCAATATCTGTAGTATGTACTGAAAACTCCAAAATGATGAGCCAGAATAAAAAATTGGTGTTtttaacagactcacagatatagagagcagacttgtggttgccagggggtgggctggtgggggagggatggattgggaattgggattagcagaggcaaactattatatacaggatggataaacaaggtcctgcacagggaaccatattcaatatcctgtaacaaaccataatggaaaagaatatgaagaatatgtataactgagtcactgtgctgtacagaaattaacaacattgtaaatcaactatacttcaataaaattaaagaaaaataaaaactcaaaaattttaaaatgtgtgtttttaaatattaagaccAGAAATAGGCCTTATAATTTTTTCCCAGTCTCCTACTCTTATGGGCttttattgagagcctactgcATACCAAACACTTTAATAGGTGAAGATGTAGTAGAAATGGTCCCTTCTTGGCTTCGTTTAGTTCAAACTCAACAAAAGGGAagacatatacaaaaaataaaaaacagtctgATGAGTAAAACCGTACACTCTAATGCTCTGTGTTGTAACAGCTGTTACCTGAGAAAGCCTGGAGAGAAGTGGCTAACACTCACATACCTGAGAGTCCAATCTGATGCCCGAGAACGGTCGAGTACAGATGGGTGACGTTGCGAGAGTACCCGCCAAAGGGTTTGAGTGGGTCCAGGGTTAGTGTGATTGCAACTGAGATGTTCACTGGGCCTGAATCCTCCAGGGACTGTGGGGACTGGGTGGACATCCTGGCCTGGCCGCTGGTCACTGTGCTTTCCAGAGCTGTGGTGTCGTTTGTGAGATGCTTTAGTGTTTCATTCTCTGATACGCACAAGTCCAAATCATTAAACCGCAGCAGAAAGGTATTCCAATCCTTCAGTAAAAcgagagagaggaaaacaagcCTGAGCCGACTGAAAGTGCTGCCGGTGCAGTGACAGTCACAACCCACGGTGTGGCATCACACAACAGGGGGACCATGCCTCAGAGTCAGTCCTTCAAAATACAACAACACAGCATTCAGCCTCTTGTGCTGGCGTAATAGTGTGGTTTTTCAACCACTCTCACattcaaaatctaaaatataaactcTTCATTGGCATGAGCTATTACACTGTGAGATTAAGCCAACTTaggaaaatatgtaaagaaaaaaagggtaTTAAACTTACAGGAAATGATCTAGTCTCAGAATCAAGCTTGAAAAGAAAGATtgaacaaaagtagtaaaatattaaaagtattaatCCAAACTCATTTAGCAGTTAcaattagttattttttaaaaattaaggccgccttaaaatattttctcataaggTCAATTTTCTACACCTTGCTTTCTGTCTTGGGAACGCGAAACTGCAGTAACTACCAACACTCGTGTGGTACTTTCCCCCCTCGTCATGGACTTTGGATGCCACTTTAGAACAGGAACAATTTcaaaagggaggagaaaagatgTTTTCAGGCTTCTCTTAATATCTGTACTGATGGTTTAAATTATAAGCAGTTTTAAAACTGACACCAACAAAGTACCCACCAGGGTGTGTGTTTTTAGTTTTAGCAGACACCCAAAGATGAACTCAGGCTAAAATAGCAATAACAAATCAACTGAGGCTGTTACATACAACTTCTTTCTCCCAAGCAACATTATCTACAAAAAGGTGCCAAAGGTGAAGACAAAccaagttacatttttttaaaataaatttatttattcattttatttttggctgcgctgggtcatcattgctgcatgcaggctttctctagttgcggcgagcgggggctactcttcattgaagtgtgcaggcttctcactgcagtggcttctcttgttgcggagcatgggttctaggcatgtgggcttcactagttgtggctcgtgggctccagagtacaggctcagtagttgtggcgcatgggcttagttgctccacggcatgtgggatcttcccggaccagggctcaaacccgtgtcccctgcattggcaggcagattcttaacaagtgcgccaccagggaagccccaagttacatttttaaaaaaaatttgtttttatttttggctgcattgggtcttcgttgctgcacacaggctttctctagttgcggcgagagggggctactctttgttgtggtacgcgggcttctcactgtcgtggcttctcttgttgcggagcacgggctctaggcatgcaggcttcagtagttgtggcacatgggctcagtagttgtggcttgtgggctctagagcacaggctcagtagttgtggcacatgggcttagttgctccacggcatgtgggatcttcccggaccagggctcgaacccatgtcccttgcattggcaagcagattcttaaccactgtgccaccagggaagccccaagttacATTTTGAATAATTCTAACATTGATTAAAAATGCCATTCGGAGTAATCCCTAACCAGTCAGGTCTACCTTTATAGCCTCAGTTTATCAGTATCTGGCATTTAGTAAGAAGGCAACCAGATATTTCAAATTACATTTTCCCTGACACCTACAAACTCAGCAGACCATTAAAGAACATTAGGGCTGAAAATGAACAACCTAGTCTCACCCCTTCCTATTCCagacatgaggaaactgaggcccagagcaaaTCAGGGACTCTCCAATGCCAGCTGAGTTGAAGGCAGACTTAGAATTGTTTTCTGATTCACAGCACCAAACTTTCCCCATACACCTAGGAtcctcatttgaaaataaaatcactaaaTTAATCATAATCAAAGTTCTGCAGCATCTTGCAGCTCTGCTTTCCTGCAGAGTTCGAGTCCATTTTGAACAGCTGGCCAAGGCCAATGTCAGGCCCCATTTTGATTAAGGGCTAATTATCCGGGCTACATCTTAACCATTGATCTTGGCTGCGTGTTCAACATGGACTTGAGCTTTGAGGGAGAGCAATGCCAGGATGCTGAAGAACTTTGGTTGCGACTAGAATGTTCATTTTCAGCCCTAATGTAGGTACAGCCTGTTTCGATAACCTTTAAAGATTCAGGCAGGGTCAGAAAAGGGGGAGAATGAAGCCAGCCAGCAGGTATCTTGGTAAGAAACTCTTTGGAAGGGTTTCACAGGAGAAATAGCTAAAACTTGTTACTTTGTATTAGAGACTTAATGTGGGAAGGTGGTCCCTTCTTGCTAACATCACCTATGATCTAGAATGCCACAGAGCACAAGAGGAAGCATAATCCCCGTAACACTGAGCAAAACTCTCCTCTTCATCACAAGGCACACACGATGCAACaataatgcaatccctatccccGCCCCCATGGCCACTCTCACCAACGAACACACCCAAGAAGAAAAAGTGTAAGAGAAGACACTCACAGAATCTAAGACGGGAACTAATTTGTCCTAAAAGACACTTATCCACCAGTAAATTCACCATATCATTGATTCAGCATAATTTCTAAcgcataaaataaatttattaataggGATATTGTTATTCACCTCTATTAAACAAGATTATCAACTGTATTGTTTTCTGATATGcagaaacactttttaaatttattttatgatatttttgatttttggctgcattgggtcttcgttgctgcatgcaggctttctctagttgtggtgagccggggctactctttgttgtggtgtgtggacttctcactgcggtggcttctcttgttacggagcacaggctctaagcatgcgggcttcagtagttgtggcatgcaggctccatagttgtggctcgtgaactctagagcgcaggctcagtagttgtggcacacgggcttagttgctccgtggcatgtgggatcttcccagaccagggctcgaacctgtgtcccctgcactggcaggcagagtcttaaccactgtgccactagggaagtcccacacacatcttttaaaatctgtattatgactgttcaaaaattattat from Tursiops truncatus isolate mTurTru1 chromosome 15, mTurTru1.mat.Y, whole genome shotgun sequence includes:
- the TMEM248 gene encoding transmembrane protein 248 yields the protein MFNINPLENLKVYISSRPPLVVFMISVSAMAIAFLTLGYFFKIKEIKSPEMAEDWNTFLLRFNDLDLCVSENETLKHLTNDTTALESTVTSGQARMSTQSPQSLEDSGPVNISVAITLTLDPLKPFGGYSRNVTHLYSTVLGHQIGLSGREAHEEINITFTLPTAWSSDDCALHGHCEQVVFTACMTLTAHPGVFPVTVQPPHCAPDTYSNATLWYKIFTTARDANTKYAQDYNPFWCYKGAIGKVYHALNPKLTVIVPDDDRSLINLHLMHTSYFLFVMVITMFCYAVIKGRPSKLRQSNPEFCPEKVALADA